One genomic region from Halomicrobium zhouii encodes:
- a CDS encoding serine/threonine protein kinase yields MSATALASGDLVADRYRIENEAGSGGFAIAYEAVDTQTGDTVAVKVPNTAGSSNDAAVVEEYFLKEATALESIRDAGGHPNVMNLLDRHEDEDGPVLVVEFVDGYELDDAIDKTGPLDPAEVREVGVGLCGAMSFLHENEIVYRDLKPDNVMLTERDGRVTPVLIDFNTATGFDASGEAEDSGTTILGPYKPREVADASRSEARQGPWSDVYSIGKILLFLLKGTVPKMDGVDPRDFGVDCPPYLAEIVERATATSYEDRYHNATAMEHVLREKDPTPPPQASVRYLQQADRYTIHVGDTIGREDAVGPSPAVAIQDDDEYISTVQVQFDVDDHGNWVLRDRSLNGTYVQTGDGWQRVLGEAGRERLREQGEDPTDRHGNVPPTTFRLQDGDLVALVHPSYGVTFEFHQH; encoded by the coding sequence ATGAGCGCTACCGCGCTCGCGAGCGGCGACCTCGTCGCCGACCGGTACCGCATCGAGAACGAGGCCGGCAGCGGCGGCTTCGCCATCGCGTACGAGGCCGTCGACACGCAGACCGGTGACACGGTCGCCGTGAAGGTCCCCAACACCGCCGGGTCGAGCAACGACGCGGCCGTCGTCGAGGAGTACTTCCTGAAGGAGGCCACCGCACTGGAGAGCATCCGCGACGCCGGCGGCCACCCGAACGTGATGAACCTCCTCGACCGCCACGAGGACGAAGACGGCCCGGTCCTCGTCGTGGAGTTCGTCGACGGGTACGAACTGGACGACGCCATCGACAAGACCGGGCCACTCGACCCCGCAGAGGTCCGCGAAGTGGGCGTCGGCCTCTGTGGCGCCATGTCCTTCCTCCACGAGAACGAGATCGTCTACCGCGACCTGAAGCCGGACAACGTCATGCTGACCGAACGAGACGGCCGCGTCACGCCGGTGCTCATCGACTTCAACACGGCGACCGGATTCGACGCTTCCGGCGAGGCCGAGGACTCCGGGACGACGATCCTGGGTCCGTACAAACCCCGCGAGGTCGCCGACGCGAGTCGGTCGGAGGCCCGCCAGGGGCCCTGGTCCGACGTCTACTCCATCGGGAAGATACTGCTCTTCCTGCTGAAGGGCACGGTTCCGAAGATGGACGGCGTCGACCCGCGGGACTTCGGCGTCGACTGCCCGCCCTACCTCGCCGAGATCGTCGAGCGGGCGACGGCGACGAGCTACGAGGACCGCTACCACAACGCCACCGCGATGGAGCACGTCCTCCGCGAGAAGGACCCGACGCCGCCGCCGCAGGCCTCGGTCCGGTATCTCCAGCAGGCGGACCGCTACACCATCCACGTCGGGGACACCATCGGCCGTGAGGACGCCGTCGGTCCTTCACCCGCCGTCGCCATCCAGGACGACGATGAGTACATCTCGACCGTCCAGGTCCAGTTCGACGTCGACGACCACGGCAACTGGGTGCTGCGCGACCGGAGCCTCAACGGGACGTACGTCCAGACCGGCGACGGCTGGCAGCGCGTTCTGGGCGAGGCGGGCCGCGAACGCCTGCGCGAGCAGGGCGAGGACCCGACGGACCGCCACGGCAACGTCCCGCCGACCACCTTCCGACTGCAGGACGGCGACCTCGTCGCGCTCGTCCACCCGAGCTACGGGGTCACCTTCGAGTTCCACCAGCACTGA
- a CDS encoding pyridoxal phosphate-dependent aminotransferase, which translates to MTDFSARVEAISISGIREVFEAAGEDAINLGLGQPDFPTPEHAREGAIDAIRAGDVDAYTSNKGTESLREAIADKHARDNDLDVDPGDIIATAGGSEALHVAIEAHVDAGEEVVFPDPGFVSYDALTKLAGGTPRPVPLREDLTMDPATVEDAITDDTAAFVVNSPANPTGAVQSPEDMREFARIASDHDVLCISDEMYEHIVFDGEHRSPAEFDDTGNVVVVNGCSKSYSMTGWRLGWVTGSNERVERMLRVHQYAQACAAAPSQYAAEAALNGPQDAVAEMSAAFEERRDVLVDGLADAGLDCPTPQGAFYAMPKVPEGFVDEVIDRGVVIVPGEAFGEHGAGYARISYAVDVETLKEALEIMDDAAQAVRH; encoded by the coding sequence ATGACCGACTTCTCCGCGCGCGTGGAGGCGATATCGATCAGCGGCATCCGCGAGGTGTTCGAAGCGGCCGGCGAGGACGCCATCAACCTCGGCCTCGGCCAGCCCGACTTCCCGACGCCCGAGCACGCCAGGGAGGGCGCCATCGACGCCATCCGGGCCGGCGACGTGGACGCGTACACGTCGAACAAGGGGACCGAGTCGCTGCGGGAGGCCATCGCGGACAAGCACGCGCGGGACAACGACCTCGACGTCGACCCCGGGGATATCATCGCGACCGCTGGCGGGAGCGAGGCGCTCCACGTCGCCATCGAGGCCCACGTCGACGCGGGCGAGGAGGTCGTCTTCCCCGACCCGGGATTCGTCTCCTACGACGCGCTGACGAAACTCGCCGGCGGGACGCCGAGGCCCGTCCCGCTACGCGAGGACCTGACGATGGATCCCGCGACGGTGGAGGACGCCATCACCGACGACACCGCGGCGTTCGTCGTCAACAGCCCCGCCAATCCGACCGGCGCGGTCCAGTCGCCCGAGGACATGCGAGAGTTCGCCCGCATCGCCAGCGACCACGACGTGCTGTGCATCTCCGACGAGATGTACGAACACATCGTCTTCGACGGTGAACACCGCTCGCCCGCGGAGTTCGACGACACCGGCAACGTCGTCGTCGTCAACGGCTGCTCGAAGAGCTACTCGATGACCGGGTGGCGACTCGGCTGGGTGACGGGGTCGAACGAGCGCGTCGAGCGCATGCTGCGCGTCCACCAGTACGCCCAGGCCTGCGCCGCCGCGCCCTCGCAGTACGCCGCCGAAGCGGCGCTGAACGGGCCCCAGGACGCCGTCGCGGAGATGAGCGCCGCCTTCGAGGAGCGTCGCGACGTCCTCGTCGACGGCCTCGCCGACGCCGGCCTCGACTGTCCCACACCCCAGGGCGCCTTCTACGCGATGCCGAAGGTCCCCGAAGGGTTCGTCGACGAAGTGATCGACCGCGGCGTCGTCATCGTCCCGGGCGAGGCCTTCGGCGAGCACGGCGCGGGGTACGCGCGCATCTCCTACGCCGTCGACGTCGAGACGCTGAAAGAGGCACTCGAGATTATGGACGACGCCGCACAGGCGGTCCGACACTGA
- a CDS encoding PH domain-containing protein, translating to MTLPDWAPASADETAVWQGKPRARIVHWGVVTGVLVAVTVLGVGGFLWRSGAIGLALLAACAAVALVGFAMPAGSAYLWRTHTDYLLTDAALYHRTGAVWVTVTELGLEKVQNSAYSQGVFGTMFDHGTVTVDTAGSEGAELSLRALDDPDDVHRLVAERAGVTGSDESIPGTIEQWRAVLDEVRKLRTVLRTE from the coding sequence ATGACCCTGCCCGACTGGGCGCCGGCGTCGGCCGACGAGACCGCCGTCTGGCAGGGAAAGCCGCGCGCTCGCATCGTCCACTGGGGCGTCGTGACTGGCGTGCTGGTCGCGGTGACGGTCCTCGGCGTCGGTGGGTTCCTCTGGCGAAGCGGTGCCATCGGCCTCGCCCTCCTCGCCGCGTGCGCCGCGGTCGCTCTGGTGGGGTTCGCCATGCCGGCCGGGTCCGCCTATCTCTGGCGTACACACACTGACTACCTGCTCACGGACGCGGCGCTGTACCACCGCACCGGTGCCGTCTGGGTCACAGTGACGGAACTCGGCCTCGAGAAGGTCCAGAACTCCGCGTACTCCCAGGGCGTCTTCGGGACGATGTTCGACCACGGGACCGTCACGGTGGACACCGCGGGAAGTGAGGGCGCCGAACTCAGTCTGCGTGCCCTCGACGACCCGGACGACGTTCACCGTCTCGTCGCCGAGCGCGCGGGGGTGACCGGGAGCGATGAATCGATCCCTGGGACGATCGAACAGTGGCGAGCAGTGCTCGACGAGGTTCGCAAGCTACGGACAGTTCTCCGAACGGAGTGA
- a CDS encoding double zinc ribbon domain-containing protein — MSESDTASVECPLCGEAFDPAAAGGWCTNSDCGEWQYEADATSDEQSVGADDSTADGEDPLADVADGSEPTDPPSWMQEDDDESADADESDGTDDAAPDEAAGAVDDDAAPDEAAGAVDDDGADDDVADDAETEADLEADDAVSTSDADDGAADADSFDCPGCGTELAADVNFCPDCGSDVSSFPADDGADDELAACPSCGGDVDADDSFCAQCGEDLDAHRGGANVLTECPDCGTDVGPDDSFCADCGTDLDAARSGGAAGAGDASGDSAPSALALTAHGKTVVAGDGDIVGREIRSLLTEAGRPEDEAVRVHREHVRFVREDGQFYAVALGQNPTRVNGTSLTKGDREAVAPGDELELSEVVTLDVEAA; from the coding sequence ATGTCCGAGAGTGACACGGCGTCGGTCGAATGCCCGCTCTGTGGCGAGGCGTTCGACCCGGCTGCCGCTGGGGGCTGGTGTACAAACTCCGACTGTGGCGAGTGGCAGTACGAAGCCGACGCCACGTCGGACGAGCAATCGGTGGGTGCGGACGATTCGACAGCCGACGGTGAGGACCCGCTCGCCGACGTCGCGGACGGCTCTGAGCCGACAGACCCGCCGTCGTGGATGCAGGAGGACGACGACGAGTCGGCCGACGCCGACGAGAGCGACGGTACGGACGACGCCGCACCGGACGAGGCAGCTGGTGCGGTCGACGACGACGCCGCACCGGACGAGGCGGCTGGTGCGGTCGACGACGACGGCGCGGACGACGACGTCGCAGACGACGCGGAGACAGAGGCCGATCTCGAAGCGGACGACGCGGTGTCCACGTCCGACGCGGACGATGGCGCGGCCGACGCGGACTCGTTCGACTGCCCAGGTTGTGGCACCGAGCTGGCGGCCGACGTCAACTTCTGTCCCGACTGCGGCTCGGACGTGAGCAGTTTCCCGGCCGACGACGGCGCGGACGACGAACTCGCCGCGTGTCCGTCCTGTGGCGGCGACGTCGACGCGGACGACAGCTTCTGTGCGCAGTGCGGTGAGGACCTCGACGCTCACCGCGGCGGCGCGAACGTCCTGACGGAGTGTCCCGACTGCGGAACCGACGTCGGTCCGGACGACAGTTTCTGTGCCGACTGTGGAACCGACCTCGACGCCGCCCGCTCGGGCGGCGCTGCGGGGGCCGGCGACGCGTCAGGCGACAGCGCGCCCAGCGCGCTCGCACTGACCGCCCACGGGAAGACCGTCGTGGCCGGGGACGGCGACATCGTCGGCCGCGAGATCAGGTCGCTCCTGACCGAGGCGGGCCGACCAGAGGACGAGGCGGTTCGCGTCCACCGCGAACACGTCCGGTTCGTCCGCGAAGACGGCCAGTTCTACGCGGTCGCGCTCGGCCAGAACCCGACCCGCGTGAACGGCACGTCGCTGACGAAAGGCGACCGGGAGGCGGTCGCGCCCGGCGACGAACTCGAACTCTCCGAGGTCGTCACCCTCGACGTCGAGGCGGCCTGA
- a CDS encoding integrin alpha translates to MVITAGAVTTGGQSQVAQQAEPDGLSGETNLSDADTEFHGEGMNDTAGRSVASAGDVNGDGVDDLIIGAPHNDTGGEDAGAAYIVYGPVNASEVDLEDADVKLVGASADDMAGWSVSHAGDVNDDGYDDVVVGAPNHDSTGSNTGAAYVVHGGDSLPANMSLADANATLEGTDADARAGWSVSNATDADGDDAVLVGAPYANDEAGAAYLVPGADANGTAALDDAAAATMEGESAGHQAGWSVSGAGDVDDDGTADVVVGAMNWSGETNETASAGGAYVVSTDVSGTVDLGSADLILTGASDRDRAGWSVSGAGDVNDDGVADVVVGAPYHDADAVDATGAAYVVYGGADAEGVRSLADADRTLTGDREGDLAGWSVSDAGPADVTCDGIDDLLVGAPGHDENGNDSGAAYVVAGAQSPPAFQSLGDAAATFYGEAATDRAGHAVSGAGNVTDDGGQAILVGAPDNDNDGETDAGAAYLLNSDCGDVTTDNETEKPTDAETDTDTETKTDRPTDTETDTETDTETETKTDTETDTETDTETDTETDTETDTETETKTDTETDTETDTETDTETDTETDTETDTETETDTETDTETDTETETDTETDTETDTETDTETDTETDTETDTETDTETDTETDTETDTETDTETDTETDTETDTETDTETDTETDTETDTETDTETDTETDTETDTETDTETDTETDTETDTETDTETDTETDTETDTETDTETDTETDTETDTETDTETDTETDTETEDQRAAISYVLLCTTDEGAPTIGGAGADDCPEGEPFVRWEWTGSSFTAEGDEAGTTMTAEAFKEPNEPVEAQWTSTIYDVTGAVVGAGGETCTFPGDPGDLPDSGDVESCEGTGAASMSNPAGSGIVPGSAPGGLIAGTFAFAGASVLAFRRRNY, encoded by the coding sequence ATGGTGATTACCGCCGGCGCCGTCACGACCGGTGGTCAGTCACAGGTCGCACAGCAAGCCGAACCGGACGGGCTCTCCGGCGAGACCAACCTCTCGGACGCGGACACGGAGTTCCACGGTGAAGGTATGAACGATACCGCGGGGCGATCGGTCGCCAGCGCCGGTGACGTCAACGGCGACGGCGTCGACGACCTGATCATCGGCGCGCCGCACAACGACACCGGCGGCGAGGACGCCGGCGCGGCCTACATCGTCTACGGGCCCGTGAACGCGAGCGAGGTCGACCTGGAAGACGCCGACGTCAAACTCGTCGGCGCCTCGGCCGACGACATGGCCGGCTGGTCCGTCTCGCACGCGGGTGACGTGAACGACGACGGCTACGACGACGTCGTCGTCGGTGCGCCGAACCACGACTCGACCGGGTCGAACACCGGCGCGGCCTACGTCGTCCACGGCGGCGACTCGCTCCCCGCGAACATGAGCCTCGCCGACGCGAACGCTACCCTGGAAGGCACCGACGCGGACGCCCGCGCGGGCTGGTCGGTGTCGAACGCGACCGACGCAGACGGTGACGACGCGGTCCTGGTCGGAGCGCCCTACGCGAACGACGAGGCGGGCGCCGCGTACCTGGTCCCCGGCGCGGACGCCAACGGAACCGCTGCGCTCGACGACGCAGCCGCGGCGACGATGGAAGGCGAGTCGGCCGGCCACCAGGCGGGCTGGTCCGTCTCCGGTGCCGGTGACGTCGACGACGACGGCACGGCCGACGTCGTCGTGGGCGCGATGAACTGGTCCGGCGAGACGAACGAGACGGCGAGCGCCGGCGGCGCCTACGTCGTCTCCACCGACGTCTCGGGGACAGTCGACCTCGGATCGGCCGACCTGATCCTCACCGGCGCCTCGGACCGCGACCGTGCCGGGTGGTCCGTCTCGGGCGCCGGTGACGTGAACGACGACGGCGTCGCGGACGTCGTCGTCGGCGCACCGTACCACGACGCCGACGCCGTCGACGCGACCGGCGCGGCCTACGTCGTCTACGGCGGCGCCGACGCCGAGGGAGTGCGCTCCCTGGCCGATGCCGACCGAACGCTGACCGGCGACCGTGAGGGCGACCTGGCGGGCTGGTCCGTCTCCGACGCCGGCCCGGCCGACGTCACCTGTGACGGAATCGACGACCTGCTCGTCGGCGCACCCGGCCACGACGAGAACGGAAACGACTCCGGTGCCGCCTACGTAGTCGCCGGAGCCCAGTCGCCCCCGGCGTTCCAGTCGCTCGGTGACGCCGCCGCCACGTTCTACGGCGAGGCCGCCACCGACCGCGCCGGCCACGCCGTCTCCGGCGCCGGCAACGTGACCGACGACGGCGGACAGGCTATCCTCGTCGGCGCGCCGGACAACGACAACGACGGAGAGACCGACGCCGGCGCCGCGTACCTCCTGAACAGCGACTGCGGCGACGTGACGACGGATAACGAGACAGAGAAGCCGACTGACGCGGAAACGGACACCGACACCGAAACGAAGACCGATCGGCCGACCGACACAGAAACGGACACTGAGACCGACACCGAGACGGAAACAAAGACTGACACCGAGACTGACACGGAAACGGACACCGAGACGGACACGGAGACAGACACCGAGACAGACACCGAGACGGAAACAAAGACCGACACCGAGACTGACACGGAAACGGACACCGAGACAGACACCGAGACCGATACCGAGACGGACACGGAGACAGACACTGAGACCGAGACTGACACCGAGACGGACACGGAGACAGACACTGAGACCGAGACTGACACTGAGACCGACACGGAAACGGACACCGAGACGGACACGGAAACGGACACTGAGACCGATACCGAGACGGACACCGAGACAGACACCGAGACGGACACGGAAACGGACACTGAGACCGACACGGAAACCGATACCGAGACCGACACTGAGACCGACACGGAAACGGACACTGAGACCGACACGGAAACGGACACTGAGACCGACACGGAGACCGATACCGAGACCGACACTGAGACTGACACGGAAACGGACACTGAGACCGACACGGAGACGGACACTGAGACCGACACGGAGACTGACACCGAGACGGACACTGAGACTGACACGGAAACAGACACTGAGACCGACACGGAGACTGACACCGAGACAGACACTGAGACTGACACGGAGACCGATACCGAGACGGACACTGAGACCGACACGGAAACGGACACTGAGACCGATACCGAGACGGAAGATCAGCGTGCGGCGATCAGCTACGTTCTGCTCTGCACAACTGACGAGGGAGCACCCACGATAGGCGGAGCAGGAGCCGATGACTGTCCGGAGGGCGAACCGTTCGTCAGGTGGGAGTGGACCGGTAGTTCGTTCACTGCCGAAGGCGACGAAGCGGGAACGACGATGACAGCTGAGGCATTTAAGGAGCCGAACGAGCCGGTCGAGGCCCAGTGGACGTCGACGATCTACGACGTCACCGGCGCCGTGGTCGGAGCGGGCGGGGAGACCTGCACGTTCCCCGGCGACCCCGGAGACCTCCCGGACAGCGGGGACGTCGAGTCCTGTGAGGGAACAGGCGCCGCGTCGATGAGCAACCCGGCCGGTAGTGGAATAGTCCCCGGATCGGCACCAGGCGGACTGATAGCCGGGACGTTCGCGTTCGCCGGCGCATCGGTCCTGGCCTTCAGGCGACGGAACTACTGA
- a CDS encoding vWA domain-containing protein, translated as MATISTDVNRPYLPSDGAKITAEIDVEPGEQDESVRRHVALCIDTSGSMGGAKIQQARDGAAWVFGLLDDDDYVSLVGFDTDATVHIPTTRWGRLERDEAMDAVEDLTAGGGTDMFGGLASAREELASSRAGPDAVKRLLLLSDGKDNEHEPDDFEELAREIDNSGVRIQSAGIGEDYNEDTIRTLGTTARGTWTHLEAPGDIEEFFGDAVEQAASVVAPDAQVELDVAPGVEVSEVYRALPQAQEVDVEWEDNAAVVKLPDLTEREHQRVVLKIHAPARRELEEVTLADVTLSARGDTASDDVTVEYTDDNEKLAEHDESVSIDHKQTVIRTELGKGNVEAAETQVEKMTVVHGEDTEAVQEADRQTQIVKEGGRAEQSQATQIVDDADRLG; from the coding sequence ATGGCGACAATTTCGACCGACGTCAATCGCCCTTACTTGCCCTCCGACGGTGCGAAGATCACGGCCGAGATCGACGTCGAACCGGGCGAACAGGACGAGAGCGTACGACGACACGTGGCGCTGTGTATCGACACCAGCGGATCCATGGGCGGCGCGAAGATCCAGCAGGCCCGTGACGGGGCCGCGTGGGTGTTCGGACTGCTCGACGACGACGACTACGTCAGTCTCGTCGGCTTCGATACCGACGCGACGGTCCACATCCCCACGACGCGCTGGGGCCGACTGGAACGCGACGAGGCGATGGACGCCGTCGAGGACCTGACCGCAGGCGGTGGCACCGACATGTTCGGCGGGCTGGCGTCGGCCCGCGAGGAACTCGCGTCCTCTCGCGCCGGCCCAGACGCCGTCAAACGCCTCCTCCTGCTCTCGGACGGCAAGGACAACGAACACGAGCCCGACGACTTCGAGGAACTGGCCCGCGAAATCGACAACTCGGGCGTCCGCATCCAGTCCGCTGGCATCGGCGAGGACTACAACGAGGACACCATCCGGACGCTCGGAACGACCGCCCGCGGCACCTGGACCCACCTCGAAGCGCCGGGCGACATCGAGGAGTTCTTCGGCGACGCCGTCGAGCAGGCGGCCTCCGTCGTCGCGCCGGACGCACAGGTCGAACTCGACGTGGCCCCCGGCGTCGAGGTGAGCGAGGTGTACCGCGCGCTCCCGCAGGCCCAGGAGGTCGACGTCGAGTGGGAGGACAACGCCGCGGTCGTCAAACTCCCCGACCTGACCGAGCGCGAACACCAGCGCGTCGTCCTGAAGATCCACGCGCCCGCCCGTCGCGAACTGGAGGAAGTCACCCTCGCCGACGTGACCCTCTCCGCGCGCGGCGACACCGCCAGCGACGACGTCACCGTCGAGTACACCGACGACAACGAGAAGCTCGCAGAACACGACGAGTCGGTCTCGATCGACCACAAGCAGACCGTCATCCGGACGGAACTCGGCAAGGGCAACGTCGAGGCCGCCGAGACCCAGGTCGAGAAGATGACCGTCGTCCACGGCGAGGACACGGAGGCCGTCCAGGAGGCCGACCGCCAGACCCAGATCGTCAAGGAGGGCGGCCGCGCCGAACAGAGCCAGGCCACCCAGATCGTCGACGACGCCGACCGGCTCGGATGA
- a CDS encoding PP2C family protein-serine/threonine phosphatase: MDYATNYDVGDRKRGGGINEDSVALSVFEQGHRSGVTADGTDGNGIGRDGAGEPDESEGPPANRSAAVFALADGAGGHDAGDVASYLATTVVCEELAPVVAEAARRDPGDFAVDIDESLLPDRPSATDLQTAVADAIVAAHRAVVAYAAESGTQAYTTVVAGVVVDGEVHYGWVGDSRAYLVNGARQSIELLTKDHGVVQELHDRGEIDDVAAHVHPRGNEITRALGGAGDGDPETASVPVETNSVPIFAEDVLLVTSDGLIDAQTDAPALYERYVEAGRSDEAAEVVRDAVVTDEEIRDLVLGSDSLVDAASGLIDLSNDRGGKDNLSVVLARDSALPSTPGEDEGMPVRAVDPDDPVEDRETVILPGE, from the coding sequence ATGGACTACGCTACCAACTACGACGTCGGGGACCGCAAGCGCGGCGGGGGTATCAACGAGGACAGCGTCGCGCTGTCCGTCTTCGAACAGGGCCACCGGTCGGGAGTGACCGCGGACGGAACCGACGGGAACGGAATCGGGAGGGACGGGGCCGGCGAACCCGACGAGAGCGAGGGCCCGCCCGCGAACCGCAGCGCCGCCGTGTTCGCGCTCGCGGACGGCGCGGGTGGCCACGACGCGGGCGACGTCGCCTCCTACCTGGCGACGACGGTCGTCTGCGAGGAACTGGCACCAGTCGTCGCAGAGGCGGCCCGTCGCGACCCCGGCGATTTCGCTGTCGATATCGACGAGTCCCTGTTGCCCGACCGACCGAGCGCGACCGACCTCCAGACGGCCGTCGCGGACGCTATCGTTGCCGCCCACCGCGCGGTCGTAGCGTACGCCGCCGAGAGCGGGACACAGGCCTACACCACGGTCGTCGCGGGCGTCGTCGTCGACGGCGAAGTCCACTACGGCTGGGTCGGTGACAGCCGCGCGTACCTCGTCAACGGTGCGCGCCAGTCCATCGAATTACTCACGAAGGACCACGGCGTCGTCCAGGAGCTACACGACCGGGGCGAAATCGACGACGTCGCGGCCCACGTCCACCCCAGGGGGAACGAGATAACGCGCGCACTCGGCGGCGCGGGCGACGGGGACCCGGAGACGGCGTCGGTCCCGGTCGAGACCAACTCCGTCCCGATCTTCGCCGAGGATGTCCTGCTCGTGACGAGTGACGGCCTGATCGACGCCCAGACCGACGCCCCCGCGCTGTACGAGCGCTACGTCGAGGCGGGCCGGAGCGACGAGGCCGCCGAGGTCGTGCGCGACGCCGTCGTCACGGACGAGGAGATCCGCGACCTGGTTCTCGGGTCGGACTCGCTGGTCGACGCCGCGTCGGGCCTGATCGACCTGTCGAACGACCGCGGCGGGAAGGACAACCTGTCGGTCGTCCTGGCCCGCGACTCCGCACTTCCGTCGACCCCCGGCGAGGACGAGGGGATGCCGGTCCGGGCCGTCGACCCGGACGACCCGGTCGAGGACCGGGAGACCGTGATCCTTCCCGGGGAGTGA
- a CDS encoding UbiA family prenyltransferase, with protein sequence MAIARHGSGVAAAVRALASQVHPVFMLPPLSASLFGGLLADQFSLPLAGVHLAAVFFGLYTAHVKDGYVDFYGRGEDDDHPLSERGCRLALAGTSVGFFACTLGLFALVDVWAALITLPGWLIGYHHAPRLDMHPVTASIGYPTGIAFALLGGFYVQTAGLAPVVVALAVVFLVVLSGIKVIDDSTDVEYDRSIDKRTVAVVLGRTRARRLAYGLMFLGMVAVLAMAVTMSSIPPSAALAALAFGIVAVLSRNADAELATMLLIRGSYVFLALLLAAVWFRPLA encoded by the coding sequence ATGGCAATCGCGCGGCACGGATCCGGCGTCGCGGCCGCCGTTCGGGCGCTCGCCTCGCAGGTCCACCCCGTCTTCATGCTCCCGCCGCTCTCGGCGTCGCTGTTCGGCGGACTGCTGGCCGACCAGTTCTCCCTCCCGCTCGCCGGCGTCCACCTCGCCGCCGTCTTCTTCGGCCTCTACACCGCCCACGTGAAAGACGGCTACGTCGACTTCTACGGCCGCGGGGAGGACGACGACCACCCGCTCTCGGAACGGGGCTGTCGCCTCGCGCTGGCCGGCACCTCCGTCGGGTTCTTCGCCTGCACGCTCGGCCTGTTCGCGCTCGTCGACGTCTGGGCCGCCCTGATCACGCTCCCGGGGTGGCTCATCGGCTACCACCACGCCCCCCGGCTCGACATGCATCCGGTCACCGCGAGCATCGGTTACCCGACCGGCATCGCCTTCGCGCTACTCGGCGGGTTCTACGTCCAGACGGCCGGGCTTGCGCCCGTCGTCGTCGCACTGGCCGTCGTCTTCCTGGTCGTCCTCTCGGGAATCAAGGTCATCGACGACTCGACCGACGTCGAGTACGATCGCTCCATCGACAAGCGAACCGTCGCCGTCGTCCTCGGGCGGACCCGGGCGCGGCGGCTGGCCTACGGTCTGATGTTCCTGGGGATGGTCGCCGTGCTCGCGATGGCGGTCACGATGAGTTCGATTCCGCCGAGCGCCGCGCTCGCAGCCCTCGCGTTCGGCATCGTGGCCGTGCTCTCGCGGAACGCCGACGCCGAACTCGCGACGATGCTCCTCATCCGGGGGTCCTACGTCTTTCTCGCCCTGTTGCTCGCGGCCGTGTGGTTCCGGCCACTGGCCTGA